The sequence CACGCTCTGCTCCCGTACGGCCTGCCGATCGCCCTCGAACCGATAATGCCGGGCAACGACCTGTTCGCCGTCCGCCCAGGCGAGCCATACCGTGCCGACCGGTTTTGCCGGCGAGCCGCCACCCGGCCCCGCAACGCCGCTGACCGCGACGCCATAGCGCGCCCCGCTGGCATGCCGCGCGCCACGCACCATGGCCTCGACCACCTCGCGACTGACAGCGCCAACCTGGTCGAACAACTCTGCCGGGACGCCGAGCTGACGGGTTTTCTGCACGTTGGAATAGGTGACGAAGCCGGCCTCGAACCAGGCCGAGCTACCGGCGATACGGGTGATGGCTTCGGCGATACCGCCGCCGGTGCAGGACTCGGCGGTAGTCACCTGTGCGGATTGGGTCTGCAACGCGGCACCCAGCCTTGCAGCCAGATCGGTCAGGGACGACATTGAGCGCTCCGGATTACCAAAACACGTACCTTAGCAGGCCTTGCGCCGCGATGGCCCGGTCCGCCCGTCGTACCGCACGGGCTCTTTCGCATCGCCTTGGCGCCGGGTGCGAAGAACCGACAGGCACGCCTCGCTCCGCCGCCTCTTCACCTGTTTTCCCAATGCCGCTGCATTTCAAGAAACAGGAACGAAGCAGTCCAGGTGATCAGTACCAACCCCGTCAGCGCCTCGATGCCGACCAGGAATCTGATTGGCCCAACCGGATGGATGTCGCCGAAACCGAGCGTGGTGAAGGTCGTGAACGAAAAATAGACGCAGTCCATGAGGCTGCCGCTGAACTGCCCGGTCAGCTCGCCCCACCCTGGCACTCGACTCACGAAAAAATAGGCGAGGGCGAATATCCACACCTCTACCGCATGGGCCGCGAGCGTGCCGCAGACACCCAGAATCATTCCGACCCGATAGCTGCCCGGTGACCTGCCTTGGCGCAGCGACAGGCGGGACAGAAACTCGTAATGCACCGCCACTACCGTCACCACGAGAAACAGATTCACCAGCGAAACGATGATCAGATCAGGTGCCCAGTCCAGTGCTTGTGTCAGTTGTGTCATTTGCTCGATCCGTGTTGCTTGCCAACCCCAGGGGCAGATTCCCAGCCCCGTCTGGCGCATTTACGCATTGAGGGCAGTTCCGCATCGATACGGCGACAGCCCATGTTAACCTTGCCGGTTTGATCCAGCCGGCACAATCCAGCGCGGCCAGCCGATGGCCGAAACAGCCGCCGATGCCCATGGACAACGGCCGCCATCACTGCATCCCTTTTCAAGTATCCAACCCTATGTCGTCACAAGATCTGTCCCACCACACCCCAATGATGCAGCAATACTGGAAGCTCAAGCGCGAGCATCCGGATCAGCTGATGTTTTACCGCATGGGTGACTTCTATGAGCTTTTCTACGAAGACGCCAAGAAAGCGGCAAAGCTGCTGGACATCACGCTGACCGCTCGCGGGCAGTCCGGCGGCAAGGCCATTCCCATGGCCGGGATTCCGTTCCATTCGGCCGAAGGCTACCTCGGCCGACTGGTCAAGCTCGGCGAGTCGGTAGTGATCTGCGAGCAGATCGGCGATCCGGCGACCAGCAAAGGACCGGTGGAACGTCAGGTGGTACGCATCATCACTCCCGGTACGGTCAGTGACGAGGCGCTGCTCGACGAGCACCGCGACAACCTGCTGGCCGCCGTGGTGGGCGACGAGAAGCTGTTCGGGCTGTCGGTACTGGATATCACCAGCGGCCGCTTCAGTGTGCAGGAGTTCAGCGGCTGGGAAACCCTGCTGGCCGAAGTGGAACGCCTGAATCCCGCCGAGTTGATGATCCCGGATGACTGGCCGGCCAACCTGCCGGTCGAGAAACGACGCGGTGTGCGTCGGCGTGCTCCCTGGGATTTCGACCGTGACAGTGCATTCAAAGGTCTCTGCCAGCAGTTCGGCACCCAGGACCTGAAGGGTTTCGGCTGCGAAAAGCTGACCCTGGCCATTGGCGCCGCCGGGTGCCTGCTGACCTATGCCAAGGAAACCCAGCGCACCGCCCTGCACCACCTGCGCAGCCTGCACCACGAACGTCTCGACGACACTGTGGTGCTCGACGGTGCGACCCGCCGCAATCTGGAACTGGACATCAACCTCGCTGGCGGGCGCGACAACACCCTGCAATCGGTTGTCGACCGCTGCCAGACCGCCATGGGCAGCCGCCTGCTCAGCCGCTGGCTGAACCGCCCGCTGCGCGACCGCGGTGTGCTCGAAGCGCGCCAGGATTCGATCACCTGCCTGCTCGAACACTACCGCTACGAACGAATCCAGCCGCAGCTCAAGGAAATCGGCGACCTCGAACGCATTCTCGCGCGAATCGGTCTGCGTAACGCACGCCCACGCGACTTGGCGCGCCTGCGCGACGCACTCGCTGCCCTGCCTCAATTGCAGGCCGGCATGCAGGAGCTGGTGGCGGCGCACCTCACCGAGCTGGGCACGCGCATTGGCGTCTACCCAGAGTTGGCCCAACTGCTGGCCAAGGCGATCATCGACAACCCGCCGGCAGTCATCCGCGACGGGGGCGTGCTGAAAGCCGGTTACGACGCCGAGCTGGACGAATTGCAGTCGCTGTCCGAAAACGCCGGCCAGTATCTGATGGACCTGGAAACCCGCGAGAAAGCCCGAACCGGCCTGGCCAACCTCAAGGTCGGCTACAACCGCGTGCACGGTTACTTCATCGAGTTGCCCAGCAAGCAGGCTGAATCGGCACCGGCCGACTACATCCGTCGGCAGACGCTCAAGGGCGCCGAGCGTTTCATCACACCCGAACTGAAAGCGTTCGAAGACAAGGCCCTGTCAGCCAAAAGCCGTGCCCTGGCGCGCGAGAAGCAGCTCTACGACGAATTGCTCGAACGGCTCATCGGCCATTTGGCTCCGCTACAGGAAAGTGCTGCGGCACTGGCCGAGCTCGACGTACTGAGCAACCTGGCCGAACGTGCGCTTACGCTGGATCTCAACCGCCCACGTTTCGTCGAACACCCCTGCCTGCAGATCGACCAAGGCCGTCATCCCGTCGTCGAACAGGTCTTGCAGACGCCCTTCGTCGCCAACGATCTGGGCCTGGATGACGACACCCGCATGCTGGTCATTACCGGACCGAACATGGGCGGTAAATCCACCTACATGCGCCAGACCGCCTTGATCGTGCTGCTGGCGCAGATTGGCAGCTTCGTCCCGGCGAAAGCGTGCGAACTGTCGCTGGTCGATCGCATTTTCACCCGTATCGGCTCTTCCGACGACCTGGCCGGCGGTCGCTCGACCTTCATGGTGGAAATGAGCGAAACCGCCAACATCCTGCACAACGCCAGCGACCGCAGCCTGGTGCTGATGGATGAAGTCGGTCGCGGCACCAGCACCTTCGATGGCCTGTCTCTGGCGTGGGCGGCAGCCGAGCATCTGGCGCATCTGCGCGCGTTCACGCTGTTCGCGACGCATTATTTCGAGCTCACCGTGCTGCCGGAAAGCGAGCCGGTCGTCGCCAACGTGCATTTGTCGGCTACCGAACACAACGAGCGCATCGTCTTCCTTCACCACGTGTTGCCAGGGCCGGCCAGCCAGAGTTATGGCCTCGCGGTGGCGCAGTTGGCGGGCGTCCCGGGGTCGGTGATTCAGCGCGCACGCGACCATCTGTCGCGCCTGGAAACCACCAGCCTGGCCCATGAAACGCCGAAAATCCCGGCGGGTCAGCCCGCTCCACCAATGCAGAATGACCTGTTCGCGAGCCTGCCCCATCCAGTGATCGAGGAGCTGGGACGGGTCAATCCCGATGAGTTGACCCCGCGCCAGGCGCTGGACCTGCTATACAACCTGAAAACACGAATCTGACGGCTGCGAAAAAGCTGCTAGAATCGCGCGCATTTTTTGGATATATGCGGCATTGCCTGGTGCCGCTATAAGCCCGCCGAACGGGGGCGTCATTGCAACGCCACCCGACACGCCCGAGGAGATAGCTAGAAATGACCTTCGTCGTCACCGACAACTGCATCAAGTGCAAATACACCGACTGTGTGGAAGTCTGTCCGGTGGACTGCTTCTACGAAGGCCCGAATTTTCTGGTCATTCACCCGGACGAGTGCATCGATTGTGCGCTTTGCGAACCCGAATGCCCGGCCCAGGCGATCTTCTCGGAAGATGAAGTCCCCGACGAGCAGCAGGAGTTCATCGAGTTGAACGCCGACCTGGCGGAAGTCTGGCCGAACATCACCGAGAAGAAGGATGCCCTTCCGGACGCCGAAGAATGGGACGGCGTGAAGGACAAGCTCCAGTACCTGGAGCGGTGATCCACTGACGAGACAAAAAAATGCCCGCTGATGCGGGCATTTTCAATGGGGTTCGATCAGGTGCGATCGATGCCTTTCTTCAAGGTATCCTTGACGTCGCCCTTCACCTGCTGCGCATCGCCCTTGACTTCCTGGCGCTGGCCGTCCTGCCTCATGCGCTCGTTGCCGGTTGCCTCACCAACGCCCTGCTTCACCTTGCCGGCGGCTTCATTGAGGTTGCCTTTCATCTTGTCTTCAGTACTGCTCATGACTGTGGTCCTCTCTTCGTGGGTTACCTTCAGTGGACCGGACCGGCCGCCGGATAGTTTCGCTGGTCCGAGCAACGGTACCGGATCGCCATCCAGAGGCCGGGCTCAACCGTTGCGCGCTTTCACCAGCCGGTTGAACAAGGGCCGACCCGCCAGATGCAGAAACAGCGGCGCGCCCGCGATCAGGTAGAAGTAGTAGGTCACGAAGCGCCAGACGAGGATCGCTGCCGCCGCGGTGGATTTGCCCACCAGAGGCGTGAGCAATGCCGCCGATGCCAGTTCGGCACTGCCGGCGCCCCCCGGCAACAGACTCAATTGACCCGCGGTCAGTGCCAGCAACTGAACGATGAAGGTCCAGGCCCAGGCCAGTTGGCTGCCCAGGCCCTGCAACGTCAGATACAGCACGCTGTAGCGCAGCAGCCAATGCAGTGTCGTCAGCACGAAGACCCCGAACAGGATCGCCCGTGGCAACCGGAAGCACTCAAGCAGCGCGTTACGAAAACTCAGTACCTTGCGGGCCCAGTAGCGCTTGCGCACCGCTTTCATACCCAGCCGACCGACCAGCCAGCCGTTGAGCCGAAACACCTGTCGATGAAAGCGCCCGAGCAGCGCCAGCAGCACCATCAGCCCGATCAACAACGCTGCGCTGAAGCCGAGCAGACTGGCGATATAGGCATTGAGCGAGTGGGTCACCGCGTAGATCAGCACGCCAACCAATGCGCAGGCGAAAAACAGCAGATCGGTCAGTTGCTCCACCGCATAGGTGGCGGTGCCCTTGGCAGGCGGCACGCCCTGGCGCAGCAGCAAGGCCATCATCGTGAGCGGCCCCCCCGCGCCGCCAGGCGTGGCGCAGATGGCGAATTCGGTGGCAATGACGATGCCCAGCGCGCGACGCTGGCCGATCCGCCGCCGGCCGACCAGCAGACGCAGACGCAGCGCGTTGAGGTACCAGCCCACCAGAATCATGCCGAGCATGCCGACCAGCAACCACAGCGGGAAACGCATCAGCCGTTCGAACAGACCGCTCCCACCCAGCAGCAACGGAATCAGCGCCGCCACCACCAACGCCCCCAGCAGCAACCACCAGCGGCCATTCATGCCGCAGCGCTCGGGGTCAATACGTAACGGTTCAGCCAGTCGATCTTGGTCACCGGCTGACGCCCGTCTTTCAACAGGCGCGTCAGCAGATCCAGCCAGTATCGACGTGAAAACTCATGTCGCATATCCACCGGGTGCAGGCCCAGGCGCAGCACCGGGGCGCCCCGATGGCGAGCGAACGTTCGCTCGCTGATCAGCCGCGACATACCCCGACGCCAGGCACTGCGCGCGCTCCAGACGAACCCTGGCGCGTCGATGGCGGCGTAATCGGGAAGCAGGTAGAGGTGCCCAGGATCGCTGGTGTAGGTCAGCCCGGTCTTCGCCAGTGCCGCCCGGGCGCCCGGCCCCAGCAACCACGCAGGCGCCACGAACCCATGAAGCGGCCATTGCCGGCGCGCGAACAGCGCCATGCCCTGCCGCAATCGCCGCGCCGCCTCAGCCTCATCCAGTGAGTAGAATTCTCCCTCATGGGTGAAGACGCGCCGCATGAACCAGTCCCGCGGCGAGCGCGGCGCCGGCGATTCGTCGGCATGGTAGCAACCATGCAGTACCAGCTCGTCGCCGCGGCCCAACCGTTGATCCAGCATGCGGCAGAAGCCAGGGTGCCGTTCCAGGTCATTGCGGCGATGAAAGTCCGGCACCACCAACCAGGAAACAGGGATATCGCCCAGCGCATCGACGGCCTGGACAAAGGGCCGGTAATCAGGCCAGGTTTCCGGCGCCACGTCGTGCAGTACCAGCATCAGGCTGCGATCAGCCATGCACGGCGACCGGCAGATCCGCGGTGCCGAGCACCGCATGGTAATGCGCGAGCAAACCGGCGACCACGGCGTCCCAGGCGTGATGCGCCTCGACGTGCTGTCGGGCCTGGGCGCCGAGCAGACGCGGATCATCTTCGAAAAGCTCGCGCACGGTTTGCGCCATCGCCGGGGCGTCAAGCGGTCGGCACAGACGCCCGGTATGGAACGGCACCAACTCGGGCAGCGCACCGGCGCGCGCGGCGATCACGGGAATCCCGCTGGCCATGGCTTCCAGCGCGACCAGGCCGAACGTCTCTTGATTGCCCGCGTGCAGCAGCACATCGCAGCTGGCCATGTAGCGCGCCACTTCGGAGGCCGGGCAAAAACGATCGATCACCGATACGTTGTCCGGCACCCGGTGCGGCATGCTCGAGCCCACCAGCAGCAAGTGATAGGGCTTGCCGAGCAACCGGGCCGTGTCCAGCAGGACGTCGATGTTCTTTTCCCTGGAGCCCCGACCGGCGAAGACCATCAGCCGCGTGTCGTCGTCCAACCCCAGCGTCCGACGAATATTCGGGTCTCGGCGGTCTGGACGGAAGGTTTCCAGATCCACCCCCAGCGGCTGCACGTAGACATTCCCGACGCCCAATTCCTGAAGCTTCTGCGCCATGACCCGGCTCGGTGCCAGTACTCGGTCGAAACTGCCGTACAACCGGGAGACATAGCCATTCATGTTGGTGCCAAGCCAACCGCCAATGCGGTTGCTGACCAGCAAAGGCAGGTCGGAGTGATAGAACCCGATCACCGGAACGTCGAGGCGGCGTCCGGCATCCAGCGCGGCCCAGGCTGTCATGTAGGGATCGCCGACCTCGATCACATCGGGACGCAGGACCCGCAACTGGTTGCGCCAGGGTGCGCGCCGAACCGGGAATCGATAACCCTTGCCGAACGGCAGCGCGGGCGCGGGAATCTGGTAGATGCCACCGTCGTGGCTGTAGCTGCCGCCGGGTACGAGAATGCTGTGACGAACGCCCGAGTACAGTTGCAGGCGGCGGTGCTTGGCCTCGAGGTAAGTCCGCACCCCCCCACTGGCGGGTGCGTAGAACATGGTCATGTCGGCGATATGCAAAATGGAGCGTCTCCGTGAGGTCTCGATGCAGAGTCTTCGAAGACGAATACCGGTCGGGGATCGAGCCAGCCCCCCGACAAGCCAAGGCCGGGGCGTTCGTCCTGAAAGATTCTGCAATGAAATCAATGGACCACCGAGCCAGACGGTTGTTCGCAGACGCATTCGGCAAGTCGACAGCTGACGCTTGGCGTCAGCTATCGAGGCGCTTGTCCCCTTCATTCTTGCCTTCGGTGGAGGCATGCTCGATCACAGCGTTCATCTCCGCGCCGAACAGCAGTACCGCGGCGGAGATATAGAAGTAGAGCAACAGCACGATGACGGCTCCGATACTTCCATAGGTGGCGTCGTAGTTACCGAAGTTCTGCACGTAGATGCCGAAACCCACCGAGGCGGCAATCCAGACGATCACCGCCAGTACCGATCCCGGCGTGATGAAACGAAACTCCTGCTCGACGTCCGGCGTGACGTAGTACAGCAAGGCGACGACGAGCATCATCAGGATCACGATGACCGGCCAACGCAGCCAGGTCCACAGCGTCACGACGATCTCCTTCAAACCGACCTGGGACGCGAGCCACTCCATGACCTGCGGACCGGTCACCATCAGGCCCGCCGTCGCGAGCAGGATCAGCGCGAGGCCGATGGTATAGACGACCGCCAACAGCATCAGCTTCCAGGTCGGGCGCCCCTCCTGCACGTCGTATGCCTTGTTCATGGCGTTCATCAACGATCGCACGCCAATCGAGGCCGACCACAGTGCGATGAGGATCCCCACCGACAGCAAGCCGCTTTTCTGCGCCTGCATCTCATCGATCACCGGGTTGACCAGCTCCAGCGCATCCGGCGGCAACACCAGCGAGACCTGCTCTCGCAGCCAGGCGAAGAAATTCTGCAGATCCAGCATGCCCAGCATGGCAATCAGAAACAGCAGAAACGGAAACAGCGAAAAGATCGCCCGATAGGCCAACGCTGACGCATAGGTCGTCATATCGTCATTGCTGAATTCCCTGAAGGTGCGTTTCAACAACTCGAAACCGCCGATGCCCCGCGTCTCCAGCAATGCCATTGCGTTACCCCCGAGCGAACAGAACCAGACCCAATTAAAAATGGGACGACCAGCCTCTACAAGAGTTCGCACCCGCCGGGCCAGCGGTCGCTCCAGCGACCCAGCGACAGGTTCGAAGCAGCCTCAGGCGTAGCGGCCGGCCACTCGGCGGCATCAGCTGAACGCAGCCGTCCCTGTCCGCCAAGGAACTTTCAGCCGTGACAACGCTCTTGATGGAGTCTCCCGTTCAGCCCTTCGCTGACCAAGGCACGAGCGCCCGGCGCGATGATCGGTGCAGGCGGCGGGCTCCGTCCCGAACCCTGGCTCGCTCCGGCGATAGCCGCCCGGACTCGCCAGACATGGCTTACGTCGTTTTTACGACCGCAGGAGCATTGAATGAAATCGGCATATGCAACGGACGCCCCACAGACAGGAATCAAAGCCGACCTCTTCAAATACGCCAGGCTGGTTTTCACCAAAGGCAGCGGGGCTGCCGCTACGCTCGGCCTTAACATCCTGTTGGCACGCCTGCTCATACCCGAGCTGGCCGGTACGGTGTTTTTCTGCGTGGCACTGGGCATCTTCCTGTCGCTGGTCGCCCGGCTGGGGCTGGACATCGCGTGCCTGAAGAACATTTCCTCTTTAAGCGATGGCCAGCAGCGCCAATACTTCCACCGCGCGCTCGGGCTGGCCGCACTGATGAACGTTCCCGCCTGCCTGATCGGCCTCGTGGTGGTGTATTTTTCCAAGACCACCCAAGCGCATTTTACTCATGCCGCGGTTCTCTTCGCCGTCACCGCCCTGGGTCTTTCATTGCTGAGCATCGCCAGCGAGACACTGAAAGCCAAGCACAAGACCAGCGAGGGACTGTTCTGGCAGACAGCCTTCCAACCGGCCCTGACGCTGCTACTGGTGTCGATTACCGGCAATGACCTGACCACCGTGGCGGGCTGCTTCGCCATCAGCTACGGGCTGGCCATCGTCGGTTCGATATGGCGCGCCAACGTCAGCCTGCCCGCTTCGACAGCGGACACCGCACCGAGCTGGCGAGCCATGCTCACACTGTGCATTCCGCTGATGCTCATCGCCGTGATGAACAGCATCATCGAGTTGTCCGACACGCTGCTGCTCGGCGTACTGCGCTCGGCAAGCGAAGTCAGCATCTACTACATCGCCGCCAAGATCGCCGCCCTGTCGACGACCCTGCTGTTCATCATCAACGGCACCATCGGTCCGGACATAGCCAGACGCTGGGCCCAGCACGACCGCGCAGGCACCTTCGCCCTCGTCAGGAAATACGCTCGTTTCATGCTGGCGCTCGCGCTGATGATCCTGCTCGCCATCGGCCTGCTGCGCGAATACATCCTCGCCGTATTCGGCGCCGAATACCGTGAACAAGGCGTCTACCCGCTGCTGGTACTCGCGTTTGGTTATTTCTTCGTGCTGGCCGCCGGGCCGCTGGGCATCTTCATGACCATGACCGGCAACCATCGCCGCTACCTGCACAACAACATCGCCGCCTGCGTCATCAACGTGGCGCTCAACCTGATCCTGATCCCGCGCTACGGCGTCAATGGCGCCTGTATCGCCACCGCCGTGGCACTGACCCTGAAAAATGCCCTGCTCTACGTGCAGTTCAAACAAATCGAAAGGAGTCCGACGCCATGACTGACCGGGTAAACGTGATCGCTTACGGAGCCTATGACCGGCACAACTATGGCGACCTGCTCTTCGCAATCGTCCTCAAGCGCTACCTGGAGGCCGATGGCCGCTTCAATGTACTGGTCGCCGCGACCAAGAAGTCGGACCTTTCCAGCTATGGCGCACTGCCGACCATCCCGCTGAAAAAAGCGCTGGAGGCCACCCGGCAGCAGCCGAAAACCATGCTCGTCGTCGCTGGCGGCGAGTGCCTGACCGCCCAGTGGGAAAGCATCATCGGCTACCTCGCGCCGCAGGCCATCTACTACCCGATCAAGGCGAGCCCTTACCTGATCGGCCACCGGGCGTTCATCCGCCTGAGCCGGATGTTCACCTCGATCCCGTCGGACATCCCGCTGGTGCTGGGCGAGCGCGATCTGCCGGGCTACAAGGTCATGTACAACAGCGTGGGCGGTAACGAAATCAGCCGGAAGAAACCGCTGATCCATGAGGCGATCAAACGCAATCTCAAGGACTGCACCTACATATCCGTGCGTGATCGCGAAACCTCCGCCGAACTCGACAAGCTTGGCGTCGAACACAGCCTGGTACCTGACAGCGCCATCCTGATCTCGGACATTTTTCCGCAGGATCAGACAGCCGCGCCCGGCCATATCGTTTTCCACATTTCGGATCACCATGCCAAGCGACGCATCGAAGCGATCGCCCAGCAACTGACCGAACTCAACGTCAACACCGGATTGAAGATCGCACTGCTGACCATCGGCAAGGCGCCGGGCCATTCCGACGACGGCCCGCTGGACAAGCTGCACAGCCTGCTCGGCGACGAACGCGCCTACCGCGTCGACAGCGGCAACATCGAAGACATCATCCGCTGCATCGCCACCAGCAAGCTGTACTGCGGCACCAGCCTGCACGGCGCCATCACCGCGCTGGCCTACGCGGTACCCCAGATCGCCCTGTTGCCACAGCGTGTGATCAAGCTGTCCAGCTTTCTTGAAACCTGGGTACCCAAGCAATCATGCGGATTCGCAGAAGTCCCCCAGATCAGCCAGATCGGTACCAACCTGATCAACGCGTTCGGTGACAGCCAACGCGCGGAGCTACGCGCCGTGGTCGAGGCCATGAAAGGCCGCGTGCGCGCCAACCTCGACCACATGATCAAGCTGTACGAACAAGCGCCGGCACGCGGCGAACCCACCGCCCAGCGCCCCGAGACGCAAGCCGTGGCGGCCAACTGAGTCCCGCACCGACTCGAAACGACAAAGGCCCGCTGTGAGCGGGCCTTTTCATTGGTGCCGGTGAGAGGAGTCGAACCCCCGACCTTCGCATTACGAAAGATCGGCACCTGTGATCGCAAAAGCTGGGAGCCAGTAAACTCGGGCCTTCCAGCGCACCTAAGATGCCGTTCAGTGTGGCTCATGCCAGACTTCAGCCTATTTTGGGACACCACGTTGTTGCGTGTTGCGCAACATGCTAGGCTCAGCAAATGATCAAAACGTTCCAGCACAAAGGGCTTCGCAAGCTCTTCGAAACGGGCAGCACGGCCGGCGTACAGCCAGCCCATGCCAAGCGGCTACGGATGCAACTGGCGGCCCTGGATACGGCCATAACGATAGACGACATGGATATCCCAGGCTTCCGGCTGCACCCGCTCAAGGGCGAAATGCGAGGGCGCTGGTCGATCATGGTGAACGGCAACTGGCGGCTGACGTTCGAGTTTCGCGACGGAAACGCTTATGTCCTGGACTATGAGGATTACCACTGATGAACATGTACAACCCACCCCATCCTGGTGAGTTCATCACCGATATCTACCTGGAGCCGAACGGCATAAGCGGCCGCGAGCTGGCGGAAAAGCTAGGCGTTGCGCCCTCTACTCTGAGCCGCGTCTTGAAGGGCACCAGTCGGATTACGCCGGAAATGGCCCTGCGTCTGTCCGTAGCGATTGGCCGCTCGCCTGAGAGCTGGCTGGCTATGCAGGATGCCTATGATCTGTGGGTTGCCCGGAAACATGTGGATTTGCAGCATGTTGGTAAATTGGCTTTTGCCTAATTGAGCGAACATGACATTTGCAGTCCTGACGAGCATCGCGGCGTCAATGAAAGAGTTCAAACGAGACCCTATTGGTGTCGTCGAGAAAGCTGACGGTGAGGCTGTGCTTGTCATCGAACGAAACAAGCCGGCATTCTATGCCGTGCCCCCAGCTTTGTACGAGGCGATGATGAGTTCAGTTAATTTTCAATGCCCAGCCGCAACTCTAAAACCCCAGCAAAATTCCGGTACGCAGAAATAATTCAGCCCGTCTCCTTGAAATAAATCAGCCCCCTTAATAAAAACCATGCTAAATCAACACTGAAAATCACACCACCAAGGACGAACTCCATTATGAAGTGGAACCTAGCACTACCAACAATATCACTCTCGCTACTTATCGTGGGCTGCCAAGCAACTGCACCGACTGCAATTTCAGGGTCCCCTAGCGGAAAAACCGAAAAAGCTGAGTGCGGATTCTATCAAACCGACCAGCCAGAGTATGAGCTTACTCAACTCGCAAAACAGTACGTAACAAACTCCGTTCGATCAATTCCAAACGGAAGCCATGATCCACAATTCCGAAACAGCAATTACTTCAAGCCAGTGATTGAAAACACCTTTAAGTTCTCGCTCGATACTCAAAAACAAAATTTGTACAATGAACTCCAGAAAGATGACATTATCGAGCTAGACAATCAGCCATATGTTTATAGTGGCTATGAGATGGTCAAGATCGTTACATCGACATGCCAAGTATTTTGGTACGAACGTGGAAATTTTGCGTCTATAACACTAGATAATGTCCGAAGAGCTGATGGCAGAGAGCTGAGCTTGGACGACTACAAGTTCATTTTGGGCGAAAAGAACCTAAAGCCATTTCAGATTCCACCAGCAAAAATTGAAAATGACAAATTTAAGAACACAATTAAAATAACCGGCCTATATGACAACAACATGATGTTCAGAGCTTGGGGATCAACCAAGACAGGGAAGTTGAACGACTCAAACGTTCAGCTATACGCTGATGTTAAATTTCTCGAAAACTGGGCGCAGTTAGAGCAGGCTTACGACGAAAACGCAAATGAGAGAAAGCTGGTAAAGATCGACAAGGATGCTAATTGCAGCAACAAATATCTAGGGTGCCAACTTACTGAAACCGTTGGCGTTGAACTCCCAATCAACTACTTAAAAACGAAGCCAAATGGGTTTGAGTTAAAAGTATCAGGAAAACAGGAACGCATCCTTAAAATAGCTAGCTATCAAATAAAACAAATTCTTGATGCGGTCAAGAATTTGGAATAATTGGCTGATATGCAATGGAAACAGGCCAATTTATGATGGGCCTGGTTTCCTCTCTAAAGATCTGTAACAAAGCCCATCGTCGTCTTCTATAAAGCACTAACTCGATCTTCTAGCGAACCATCGCCGGGCCGCTTCGGCTGTTATTTGCTGCCCGCGTTTTGTCCTTCCAACTTTAGGTCCGCTTCGGCGTACGCCGGACTGATTTGGCCTTTGGTTAGATCTATTTCGCCTGTTCTCAACCACAAGCTGTATTGCTGATAAGCGTGCGCGATCATGTCCAGCTCAATCGTCCG is a genomic window of Stutzerimonas stutzeri containing:
- a CDS encoding YihY/virulence factor BrkB family protein, which translates into the protein MALLETRGIGGFELLKRTFREFSNDDMTTYASALAYRAIFSLFPFLLFLIAMLGMLDLQNFFAWLREQVSLVLPPDALELVNPVIDEMQAQKSGLLSVGILIALWSASIGVRSLMNAMNKAYDVQEGRPTWKLMLLAVVYTIGLALILLATAGLMVTGPQVMEWLASQVGLKEIVVTLWTWLRWPVIVILMMLVVALLYYVTPDVEQEFRFITPGSVLAVIVWIAASVGFGIYVQNFGNYDATYGSIGAVIVLLLYFYISAAVLLFGAEMNAVIEHASTEGKNEGDKRLDS
- a CDS encoding polysaccharide pyruvyl transferase family protein, with amino-acid sequence MTDRVNVIAYGAYDRHNYGDLLFAIVLKRYLEADGRFNVLVAATKKSDLSSYGALPTIPLKKALEATRQQPKTMLVVAGGECLTAQWESIIGYLAPQAIYYPIKASPYLIGHRAFIRLSRMFTSIPSDIPLVLGERDLPGYKVMYNSVGGNEISRKKPLIHEAIKRNLKDCTYISVRDRETSAELDKLGVEHSLVPDSAILISDIFPQDQTAAPGHIVFHISDHHAKRRIEAIAQQLTELNVNTGLKIALLTIGKAPGHSDDGPLDKLHSLLGDERAYRVDSGNIEDIIRCIATSKLYCGTSLHGAITALAYAVPQIALLPQRVIKLSSFLETWVPKQSCGFAEVPQISQIGTNLINAFGDSQRAELRAVVEAMKGRVRANLDHMIKLYEQAPARGEPTAQRPETQAVAAN
- a CDS encoding lipopolysaccharide biosynthesis protein — encoded protein: MKSAYATDAPQTGIKADLFKYARLVFTKGSGAAATLGLNILLARLLIPELAGTVFFCVALGIFLSLVARLGLDIACLKNISSLSDGQQRQYFHRALGLAALMNVPACLIGLVVVYFSKTTQAHFTHAAVLFAVTALGLSLLSIASETLKAKHKTSEGLFWQTAFQPALTLLLVSITGNDLTTVAGCFAISYGLAIVGSIWRANVSLPASTADTAPSWRAMLTLCIPLMLIAVMNSIIELSDTLLLGVLRSASEVSIYYIAAKIAALSTTLLFIINGTIGPDIARRWAQHDRAGTFALVRKYARFMLALALMILLAIGLLREYILAVFGAEYREQGVYPLLVLAFGYFFVLAAGPLGIFMTMTGNHRRYLHNNIAACVINVALNLILIPRYGVNGACIATAVALTLKNALLYVQFKQIERSPTP
- a CDS encoding glycosyltransferase family 4 protein, which encodes MHIADMTMFYAPASGGVRTYLEAKHRRLQLYSGVRHSILVPGGSYSHDGGIYQIPAPALPFGKGYRFPVRRAPWRNQLRVLRPDVIEVGDPYMTAWAALDAGRRLDVPVIGFYHSDLPLLVSNRIGGWLGTNMNGYVSRLYGSFDRVLAPSRVMAQKLQELGVGNVYVQPLGVDLETFRPDRRDPNIRRTLGLDDDTRLMVFAGRGSREKNIDVLLDTARLLGKPYHLLLVGSSMPHRVPDNVSVIDRFCPASEVARYMASCDVLLHAGNQETFGLVALEAMASGIPVIAARAGALPELVPFHTGRLCRPLDAPAMAQTVRELFEDDPRLLGAQARQHVEAHHAWDAVVAGLLAHYHAVLGTADLPVAVHG
- a CDS encoding DUF2334 domain-containing protein, whose amino-acid sequence is MADRSLMLVLHDVAPETWPDYRPFVQAVDALGDIPVSWLVVPDFHRRNDLERHPGFCRMLDQRLGRGDELVLHGCYHADESPAPRSPRDWFMRRVFTHEGEFYSLDEAEAARRLRQGMALFARRQWPLHGFVAPAWLLGPGARAALAKTGLTYTSDPGHLYLLPDYAAIDAPGFVWSARSAWRRGMSRLISERTFARHRGAPVLRLGLHPVDMRHEFSRRYWLDLLTRLLKDGRQPVTKIDWLNRYVLTPSAAA
- a CDS encoding type II toxin-antitoxin system RelE/ParE family toxin is translated as MIKTFQHKGLRKLFETGSTAGVQPAHAKRLRMQLAALDTAITIDDMDIPGFRLHPLKGEMRGRWSIMVNGNWRLTFEFRDGNAYVLDYEDYH